The stretch of DNA GCCCGCTAGCGGGCGCCCCGGCGGCCATTCCCAGACAAGGACGGAGACGGCAATCATGGGCAAGCAGAAGTACCAGCGAACGAAGCCGCACATGAATGTAGGGACGATGGGGCACATCGACCACGGGAAGACGACGCTGACGGCGGCGATCACGAAGTACAGTGCGATGAGGGGGCATGGGGA from Anaerolineales bacterium encodes:
- a CDS encoding GTP-binding protein, with product MGKQKYQRTKPHMNVGTMGHIDHGKTTLTAAITKYSAMRGHG